A region from the Stutzerimonas stutzeri genome encodes:
- a CDS encoding PA3371 family protein: MLSAVCGVLSFGANLTETWEAAAKCGTALFGILFLVSLVLGRRIKFDPILR; this comes from the coding sequence ATGCTGAGCGCAGTCTGCGGCGTTCTGAGTTTCGGGGCGAATCTGACGGAAACATGGGAAGCGGCCGCTAAGTGCGGAACAGCGCTATTCGGGATTCTTTTCCTGGTCTCGCTGGTGCTGGGTCGGCGGATAAAATTCGACCCCATCCTTCGCTGA
- a CDS encoding Arc family DNA-binding protein — protein sequence MRPMKQAVYSSRTADKFVVRLPDGMRERIAEVARNHHRSMNSEIIARLEQSLLQEGALDDDSTMRLDSPELTLHERELLQRFRQLAHRQQNALIALIAQDTEAAKEED from the coding sequence ATGCGCCCTATGAAGCAGGCAGTTTACTCCAGCCGCACGGCTGACAAATTCGTGGTTCGGCTACCAGACGGAATGCGTGAGCGTATCGCCGAGGTCGCGCGCAATCATCATCGCAGCATGAACTCTGAAATCATTGCTCGTCTGGAGCAGAGCCTGCTTCAGGAAGGTGCGCTCGATGACGATTCGACCATGCGCCTGGATAGCCCGGAACTGACGCTACATGAGCGTGAATTGCTGCAGCGCTTCCGTCAGCTTGCGCACCGCCAGCAGAATGCGCTGATCGCGCTGATCGCGCAGGATACCGAAGCGGCAAAAGAAGAAGACTGA